The sequence below is a genomic window from Ipomoea triloba cultivar NCNSP0323 chromosome 2, ASM357664v1.
TCGTTATTTAGTAGTATTTTTTGttctaaaaaatattgtttttaaaaatgagttattCCTTTACAAAGGGAATAGCGCAATTCTAGAGTCCCtggtattaggctattcctcCTAATCGCaacatttgtttatatatatagtctggTTCAAGTGCGACAGACCCCTCCCGTGGGGCCGTGCGGCCATCATGTGGTGCACTTAAGAGTGGTCTCTAGTGCACTTAGTAGTGGATGTACCATGTATAGTACCAAACATTTCTAAATGGACCACATACCAAGCATATCTAAAATTTCAACATAGTACCACATTTGTCGGTGTATCACATACCATTACTAAGTGCACCACATATCACTCCTAAGTGCACCATGAGGCGGCCGCACGATTGGACGGAAGGAGTCTATTATACCTGACCCAGATTTTATATCAACTTCTACattatgattttattataaaaataatattatttaaaaatcttatgtaatacggagtaattattttgtatagcaatatttatgtcttttaaaaatatactccaTTAGTACTAACCAAAGACATAGAATAGCATTcctaaagtatattatttcagcatatcaaacaataaaatacCATTCGTATTATATTCtttaaatgaaccaaacattaCAATAACTAACTTTTTATTCTGAATGAATTAAAAGCTATGGAGCAAAAAGTGATATTACAAGTAATAAAATTACTTGAGGAATAATCATATTCCATAGACTTGAATTGGTGAAGTGACAATACCCCAATCCGACATTTCTGTAGCAAATAAAAGCAAACTAGACCCGCCAACGGACCATAAAGAATACAAGACAGCAGAGAGATTCTAGGAAACTTTTCTAAGGTTGTTTTGTCGATCTCTGGTTGGCCCACGTGTCCCGTTCACAACAGATATTGACATGCACATGCAGCCTGCCCTGCCTTTCTAGATTCTGAAGCCCACATACAATATAACGACCAATGAGGACTCAAGGTTTCCTAGTCGTGCAACATAGTACCCTCACGACCTACCAGAAAAGACCGAAACAAAAAGTGAAACGAGAATCTTTATTCGCAGGTGGTCTTGTTGTACATCATGATCTGATCTCTGATATGATCTGAtgttatcttttttattttaagtactactgactttgttataatgtagtatatgttcatagttGTAAGAGTGTTAACCGGAataccgggtgccactagaccataagatCATTGGCATCTGATCTTATCTTCTAATTATGTTGACTGCACATTTtagaattaaattttatatttttttgggcCATTAATTGAcataatgttttaatttgtcgACGACGACCATGTATCCATAGGTTGGTCACAGACATCCCAGCCACCACAGGAGTTGATTTTGGTGAGTATAGTAATATTCttctattttctttaaataataatatctggatataacatgtttaatttattggttggttggttggttTGTTTGTATTATAGGACATGAAATTGTGTGCTATGAGAGCCCACAGCCGTCGATGGGAATCCATCGTTTTGTGTTTGTGCTGTTCCAGCAGCTGGGCAGGCAGACTGTTTATGCTCCGGGATGGCGTCAGAATTTCAACACTCGTGACTTCGCCGAGCTTTACAATCTGGGCTCGCCGGTCGCCGCCGTCTACTTCAACTGCCAACGGGAGACTGGCACCGGCGGCCGCCGCCGTTAATCCAACATCTGTTAGTTCATTATCACTAGCTCCGCCCGCCGGCTACCATTTCACTAGCTTAGCTTCTTGGATCATTTCCGATCCtaacaatatataattgtaactGTGATAATGTTACAGTAATAACAACAGTAATTAATATCCACTAAATAGCAAGTGTCTTTTTTTCTTATCTAAAAACATGAtgagtgtgaatgaaggttataccctttatttatgttttttttctgtcattaaattttttttatgcattaaactataaaagttgtactatataatattttaaacaaatatacCCTCACTTTTTCTACTATTGTTACTATACACATGCATCTAccacatatttttttatattcctCAATAGTAATTATATGTACACACTATATATTGAAATTATgttaattactttttaaaatataaatatcaaatttatatttaaacatctaaaatctaaataaatttaaaattttggcaCTTACTTTTTGCGCATCgagcataaaaaattattagtaatataatacggagtaactgGGAATCGGTACATATAGGACCAGGTATCCGGCTGCCGATGATATATATGACTCATCGGACTTGGGCCGGATTTTATTCCTTATGttatacagagagagagagagtagggTGCGTCAATACGCATTATACTGTTGGGGGGGGggatttaatataataatataattcatcGTCTCCGGCCACCGGTGCCGCTCTCCCTCTGGCCATTAAAATAGACGGCGGCGACCGGCGAACTGAGATTGTAAAGCTCGGCGAAGTCTCGGGTGTTGAAGTTCTGACGCCATCCTGGAGGGTAGACCGTCTCGCGCCCGAGCTGGCGGAACAGCACGAAGATGAAGCGGTGGATCCCCATCGACGGACGCGGGCTCTCGTAGCAGACCACCTCGTTTCCTGCGCCGTTTATCGTACAAACAAACCATAATAATCAGTTTTGTCTTTTATTTGTCTCTATATATATGTCCCACACATATCTTATGttcatccaaaataaataaataaatctgcTTTTTTTTATGATGTTATTATTGCcagttaaatattattaatttcctTTAAAATACATCGAACTATTTCATCCATCttctacattaaaaaaaaaaaaaaaaaaaaaactttaaactaACGTTTATTACCCCTAGAAAACTAAAGTCATtatttaaaattcttaattagtatcttccatcttcttctttcttttagtTGTAGGCAATGGTGTAGAAGACTAGTCTGGCGCCTATGGCCTAGGCACTGCCAAGATGGCcacttaattttaaaaaaaaatattttaagacaaaaaaaaaagcgtaattttaattagaaatcataatttaaataaattatggtTGACTTGACTACTTAGACAGTCAATCAACTAGCAACCACCTACACGCCTTTTCACCTCGGTTTAGGGACGTCTAGCGTCTAGGTGACCGTCTAGaccaatttttacaacacttgTTGTAGGTAGGTAAGATTTAACAAgttctatataataatataggtAGAAGGAGAGTGGCTAGGGCCACCCAAGCTTAACtcaacattttatatatatttatatatatgtgtgtgtgtgtgtgtttgtgggGATTACATTGGCATCAAGAAAACAACCatcaattacaaatttatgAATAAGCATTATTAGATGTATAGAACAATagaaatagaaaattaattttgaaggtaatttaataattgaatgtggtttatttagtttattaaatttgttaaattaaattttaaaaaataattaattttttaataatcaatTAGCAACAAGAAAAACTTAAATAAATACGAcgaatgtaaatatgattttgtatttttttatgttatgactttatatatatatatatatgtccttaatcaggtgagaaccatgtcccaggtgagaacgtaaggacaaatccaagCCATCGATCTAGTATATCTAAcattgaaataaacaaaattttataatatttatgaaaatgaccccgctcattttttacttgatttcttatCCATTAGATCttacagatcaatggtttagatttgtcctcacgttctcacttgggcgtatagttctcatatgattaggatttatatatatatatatatatatatatataNtatatatatatatatatatatatatatatatatatatatatatatatatatatatatatatatcggcaCACTATACTTTTACATTGTGactttgtaaaattttattcttaGTATTATAAATGTAATTAGGTGTACGTATATGTGTGTGGAAAGAAAGACTAACCAAAGCTTGCTCCTGTAGTTGCTGGAATGTCAGTGACCAACCTGCAATACATATGTATGTTAGGCCATGCATTTAATTAAGAGAATTAATGTTTTGtcttatgtatgtataactATAATTAATGTTTCACATTGcattagtccttttttattcaCTTATACTACAGTGTTCGGTTATACATATCAGCACACGAGTGTAGTGGGCTAAGTACAAATCCATAAATCTTTGTTAGTAAAGGCGAAAGATTGAAAACTTATGagtgatatttaaaaaaaaaataaaaaaatacttagaGCAAAGCCATCAATATTGTTGACTAgagatgaaaatttaaaaaacataagattaaaaaaatatttaaaacaacataggaaatataattaatttgataaaatagttcgaatagaaaacacattgtAAATTACGTACTCatattactattaatattaagaaacaagaaaaaaaaacacaatgttaCATATTGTTGACTaggaatgaaaattttaaaataaatcaaattgagataataaaaaattcaaaacaaaatatgaaatgtaattaattagataaaatagtttAGTCAAGCTAAGTAACTTATAACTCAACTCCCAAATAACTTATAACTCAACTCCCAAATAGGAGTTCAGACGTTTGAACCCTTGTGGTACAAAACCCCTAACATTTctacatgtttaattaatttgttctaTGTACACTACATACCCCTTGTAGCGCATAACCCCTAACATTTAGAGAGAAATCAATTTACTATTTATAAGCTAAatacatgtttaatttgttttatgtaCAATACAATATATCTGTCAATCCATATTTTATCCAAATGAAAccttatataataaattataatccaTATTTTATCCAAATGAAAccttatataataaattataccccgtattatattatattatattatatatatatatatatatatatatatatatattatttcatgaCNTATATCTGTCAATCCATATTTTATCCAAATGAAAccttatataataaattataccccgtattatattatattatattatatatatatatatatatatatatatatattatttcatgactatatatatatatatatatatatatatatattatttcatgaCAGAATATATAGTTTACTTAGTATATTTGACAACATATTTAACTTGCACATAAACATATACACATATTGTATATATGTTAGCTCACCAGTGTAGGTACTCCCTCAGGTTTGGGTTGCTTGGGCTTGGAGCATCAGGATCCACCATAACCTTACAAACCAAAagcatatataagtatatatacagcgtataacatatatataatataatgcatgctcctgtttataacatatattatatcattAAATTTTGACAATCCCAATCAAATTGATTTGATTGTTGGCCGGCTTAATGACCGTATCATTCGACTCCTTGAGGGATCGGAGCCACTTATTGACCTTTaattcttagtttgagccgatcagTTATATATGAGTTGAGCAACCTAAGCTATGTTGGTTTACTTCTTTTGAATTCTTTAAAAGCTAATTAAGGTCGTAAAACTATCTCCACCCCAAAATTACTTCTTGGGGATTTTTACCGGTTAAGGTTGCAAAATCATCTTCACTTCAGAACACGTACGTGCACATTCAAGTAATGGTCGTGGGCTACCGGGCTTTATtgtaactaaaataaaaaattataaataaataaatgttaccAAAGTGTAGAAAGTGCGAAAATCATCTCCGCCAATCTCAACCCTAGGAGGGCTGACGATATGAGAAGGCCTGAGCTCGCAGCCATTGTTGATTTCCCTGTTGTTGTAAATCACCCTGAGCCCCACGGATCTGGTAAACGGATCCAGAACGTCTCCGACCACCCTGCCGACGACCAGTGGGTCTCTCCCTCCCGACATTATACTATATTGTATTCTGAGCCGTACTATGTTTTTCTCCGGCAACCTATTTAATTTGAAGCTTATGATGAATACACTTTCTGCCTTGCCCTTCCTATTTATACTCACACTTGGGATCTTTACATGCATCTAAATCAGTATATGCATATCTGTGTATATATCTTGGCATCTTTACGTATTTGACGACACGTAGCAGATTTCAGCCGCCTTTACATGGTATAAACTTTTGCCTATAACATTGGTAACTCACCATTGTAAAAACAAGGAGTCATCTCCGTTTTTGGTcctgttattagggcattgttaattttagtccacttcattaatttttgtcacaatgCGGTCAATCTTATTTAGCCTTTGCcgcttttagtccaccgttaaaattttcatcaaatactCATCCAAAAATGGGTATCTTTggtattttcatgctttgatcatctcattGACCCTTtatagtggttttccttacacattttcatccaatgaagaggtccacgAAAGCCATATGAGCCACATTCCAAACCCATGGCTTTCGCGGGACATCTTCATTGAATAAAAATGTGTAAGAAAACCATTACAAAAGGTAGAGGAGGctatcaaagcatgaaaagaccaaaatacttttattttggACAGTTAGTTGACAAACATTTTAACATTGGATTAAAAAGTGACAAAGACTAGACTAAAAGTGCAACTTATAGTTCTTTAATAACATTGTACAATCATACAAAAGTCCATCccatgttttattattataaacttatAATTACCTTAGCAACTTTCTCTAAGTATTAGACCCAACATGGTATAAAGTTTCATGTGCATATCAGCATCTTGATTTCGTACGTTACTTTCGtgggaataattttttttctttttttttattatctcatCCTGCGTGAGATGGATCGAAACTCGGCCTGGTTTGCTTGCATGTATCGCTGGCGAGTAATTGAGTATATAATGATGTTTGGTTTTATTTAGTGGGTATTAGCGCAACAAGTCATAACTGAATTGTTCAAAtaattgacttgataatcatataattttaagttttaactttttgaaaaaaaatgttatttatttatttaaattgataaattataataatttaaattagtttacACCTTATTGTCTTTTGCTTActataaatttcatttaaatatatttttaaataaaagttagATAAATGCATGCATTTCACTTATACGGATTGGAAAAAAGTCTCAAACTTTACGCAAGTGGCTTTCTCGATCGGCGgcatcattttttgttttttaaatttttgttggcTGGCCTTTGAGCGAGCAGACGACACCGATGCATGGTCAATATATTCTTCTCGACCCCTCCATGCCACCAAAGATATATATTATGCATGTCTTTCCTCTTTCCTAACTTAGCTACTATAACTTCGATGTCGCACATTATGCCTTCTTTCAATTCCTAACAACGTGATATTTGCAAACCATATATAGGGTGGGTTTTTTTGATTTGTGTGGTACTATGCTGGTAATAATTGAGACtatatcaaagtataaataaattgcaaattgaagaaaagtgaTTCGCGTGAATAGTACGggagttaattttttttttttaataatacgaAGTATAATTTAGATCAGTCATGAAATgtaattttgagccaatataatcacaaatacatatactaactattgggcCAGGACTGGACTAAGAgaccccaaaattttggggccatgagctgttgcacatcttgcatgccctaaaatccggccctgacCATATATTTCGTCTatctttataaataaaataaaattggtgaATCTCATCACAAGTTAAGTTAAATATACAAgtagatatttaaaaaaaaaatcactaaataaacaaaaaataaataatattcgtGGAGTTATATGTGATGGCGTTGGTCTCACTTTGAGGTTATATCCAACATGAACAAGATTAACTCCAGGGTGCTAGTGTATTTAAGTTGAGAAATTTTCGGTcaaacaaaacatacacacaaattaGATGATCAACTCTAGCATGTTTGTGTGCCATGTTGAAGAGCACCAGTCATACTTTCTCAAGCAAGAGATAAATTTGATGTGCAACTCTGGATGAATTCAGATTAACATAGTTGTTAATTAAGAATCCCACGTAGATAAAATAAGATAGAATATATGCGTTTATAAGGTCATGTGTTAGAGTAGCTAATTAGTCagatttaatcttttaatttacTGTAATTTAGTCATATTCATTTCAGCCCAATCAAGTTACCTTGACCCAATCTTATATTATAACAATAGTGACATTTTCACCCACTTTTTTTTGTCATCCAGTTACAATGATATTTTCAACCATTTCTTTTGTCATTCAATTACAAagacattttcatttttaatcatCAGACATTAGAATGATCATTGTTGGTCACTTGACACTTTcatattaaatcaaataaatttgattgaaaTTGTCATATACGTACCTCCTCAAATGAAGAATGATGAAATTCAGTGAAAGTGAGACATTTCACAcattttgaatcaaatttagtCAATTTAAGAAAAATCGATGAACAAAAAATGATAGATTTAATAATTGAACATTAAAAGTGGTATTATCTCAATAATGACATGATACGACTTACAAGTTGAACATTATGAAGCGATTTTATATTGAGAATATAGCAACACCCATAGCACTAATTCATCCCCTTTTGTGTACACTAAACAAAACTTGACTCGAGTTTTTTAaaggttaattattttttttttgtaatattattagtaaataaattaaaatttatatatttagaaattacattcaaaattatattattaaacttaacaaaaaattaaaactatgcAAAAGATTAAAGAAAACAAACGTTAATTTGATAGATAAATAGCTTAGAAATAAGAAAAGCACACAATAAGTAATTTGTAGGGAGTATCCGTTCACCCAAGGGTGATGTTTATCCAACACATACTTTCATGCAATGATTGTAGGTTTCTTTCATCATCCAAAAATGAGTATCAATTGTCAAGCTATCGACCAAATTGTTGAGAAAACGAGATCAATATATCaataatagaaaatgaaaaacaaagaaaaagagttTATGTGGTTCAACTGATCGAGAGCCTATTACTACGGGATCAAATGTGATCTTTTATTACACatgtgataataaaattaagcaTTTAGAGTTACAAGACATATATACTTTACCTATTTCACTTCACTCTGTTATGTTGCGC
It includes:
- the LOC116011268 gene encoding protein HEADING DATE 3A-like; translated protein: MPRDRDSLVVGRVIGDVLEPFTRSISIRVAYGGRDITNGCDYRPSHVVNQPRVEVGGHDLRTFYTLVMVDPDAPSPSNPSLREYLHWLVTDIPATTGVDFGHEIVCYESPQPSMGIHRFVFVLFQQLGRQTVYAPGWRQNFNTRDFAELYNLGSPVAAVYFNCQRETGTGGRRR
- the LOC116011278 gene encoding protein HEADING DATE 3A-like, encoding MSGGRDPLVVGRVVGDVLDPFTRSVGLRVIYNNREINNGCELRPSHIVSPPRVEIGGDDFRTFYTLVMVDPDAPSPSNPNLREYLHWLVTDIPATTGASFGNEVVCYESPRPSMGIHRFIFVLFRQLGRETVYPPGWRQNFNTRDFAELYNLSSPVAAVYFNGQRESGTGGRRR